The Trichoderma atroviride chromosome 5, complete sequence genome contains a region encoding:
- a CDS encoding uncharacterized protein (EggNog:ENOG41~CAZy:GH95~SECRETED:SignalP(1-20)), producing MAKFNLQALLVGLLATNASAALDGSRYLWYTSPATDWETGVLPIGNSRLGAAIFGGANEVVTINEDTLWDGPLQNRIPANGLAALPKVRQMLEANSLTAAGNLVLSQMTPPISGERQFSYFGNLNLNFGHSSGGISNYIRSLDTRQGNSSVSYTYNGVTYTREYVASTPAGVIAARFTASKAGALSVSATFSRISNILSNVASTSGGANTLTLQGSSGQAASDNPILFTGTAQFVASGATFSTSGGTLTISGATTIDVFIDVETSYRYPSASDLAAQVNSKLSAAVSQGFQKIHDGAIADASALLGRANINLGTSPNGLASLSTDQRVKNARSSFNDPQLAVLAWNYGRHLLVASSRNTSAAIDMPPNLQGVWNNQTSAPWGGKFTININTEMNLWPAGQTNLIETQLPLFDLMKVAQPRGQQMAQDLYGCNGTVFHHNLDVWGDPAPTDNYTSSTMWPMGATWLVQHMIEQYRFGGDLNLLRSATYPYLLDISKFLQCYTFTWQGNLVTGPSLSPENTYVVPSNATVSGQQEPMDLAPEMDNQLMRDVMKGIIEAAAALGISSSDSNVQAATNFIPQIRTPRIGSYGQILEWRYEYGETDPGHRHLSPMYGLHPSNQFSPLVNTTLSAAAKALLDHRVASGSGSTGWSRTWLMNQYARLFSGADVWKHLVAWFAEYPTPNLWNTNDGSTFQIDGNFGLTSGLTEMLLQSQTGTVHLLPALPGSNIPTGSAQGLMARGGFEVDINWSGGSLTSATVTSTRGGSLTLRVAGGQSFKVNGATYSGSIQTTSGTKYSITV from the exons ATGGCCAAGTTCAACCTCCAAGCCCTCCTCGTAGGGCTCCTCGCCACAAATGCTTCCGCAGCTCTAGACGGAAGCCGGTATCTGTGGTATACCTCTCCCGCCACAGACTGGGAGACTGGCGTTCTTCCCATTGGAAACAGTCGCCTCGGCGCGGCCATCTTCGGAGGCGCCAACGAAGTCGTCACCATCAACGAAGATACCCTGTGGGATGGCCCGCTGCAGAATCGCATCCCTGCAAATGGgcttgctgctctgccaAAGGTCCGCCAGATGCTGGAAGCTAACAGCCTGACTGCGGCGGGCAATCTCGTTTTGAGTCAGATGACTCCTCCTATTTCGGGCGAGAGACAATTTAGCTATTTTGGCAATCTGAATCTCAACTTTGGACATTCTTCGGGTGGGATATCGAATTATATCCGCTCGCTTGACACGCGACAGGGCAACTCCAGCGTGTCATACACATACAACGGAGTCACGTACAC TCGTGAATACGTTGCGAGTACCCCAGCTGGTGTCATCGCAGCTAGGTTCACAGCCAGCAAAGCCGGTGCTTTGAGCGTCAGTGCTACATTCTCGAGAATCTCAAACATTCTGAGCAATGTGGCATCAACATCTGGGGGTGCCAATACTTTGACCTTGCAAGGGTCCAGTGGGCAAGCTGCTTCAGACAACCCCATTCTGTTTACTGGCACAGCTCAGTTTGTAGCCAGCGGAG CTACTTTCAGTACATCTGGAGGCACCCTCACCATCAGCGGCGCAACCACCATCGACGTCTTTATCGACGTCGAGACAAGCTATCGCTACCCCTCAGCCAGCGATCTCGCCGCTCAAGTCAACAGCAAACTCAGCGCAGCAGTATCGCAGGGCTTCCAGAAAATCCACGACGGAGCCATCGCCGACGCCAGCGCTCTCCTGGGCCGCGCCAACATCAACCTCGGCACATCTCCCAACGGCCTCGCCAGCCTTTCTACAGACCAGCGTGTCAAGAATGctcgcagcagcttcaatgACCCGCAGCTTGCGGTTCTTGCGTGGAACTATGGGCGTCATTTGCTTGTTGCCTCTTCTCGCAATACTTCTGCTGCTATTGATATGCCTCCTAATTTGCAAGGTGTCTGGAATAACCAGACAAGTGCACCTTGGGGAGGAAAGTTCACAATTAACATTAATACCGAGATGAATCTCTGGCCTGCTGGTCAGACTAATCTCATTGAGACTCAGCTGCCGCTCTTTGATCTCATGAAAGTGGCTCAGCCCCGGGGTCAGCAGATGGCTCAGGATCTCTATGGCTGCAACGGTACTGTCTTCCACCACAACTTGGATGTTTGGGGAGACCCAGCACCAACGGATAATTATACTTCGAGCACCATGTGGCCAATGGGAGCAACATGGTTGGTGCAGCATATGATTGAGCAGTACCGCTTCGGCGGTGACTTGAATCTCCTTCGAAGTGCAACCTACCCCTATCTCCTTGACATTTCCAAGTTTCTCCAATGCTACACATTCACTTGGCAGGGGAATCTCGTCACCGGtccgtctctctctcccgaGAATACGTACGTCGTGCCCAGCAACGCCACTGTCTCTGGCCAACAGGAGCCCATGGATCTGGCCCCTGAGATGGACAACCAGCTTATGCGAGATGTCATGAAGGGTATCATTGAAGCagccgctgctcttggcatctccagcagcgacagtAATGTCCAGGCCGCCACCAACTTCATCCCGCAGATTCGAACTCCTCGCATTGGCTCTTATGGCCAGATCCTGGAGTGGAGATATGAATACGGCGAGACCGACCCTGGCCACCGCCATCTTTCTCCCATGTACGGCCTTCATCCATCCAACCAATTCTCACCTCTTGTCAATACTACGCTCAGtgcagctgccaaggcccTTCTCGATCATCGCGTCGCCAGCGGCTCCGGTAGTACAGGTTGGAGCCGCACATGGCTGATGAACCAGTACGCTCGTCTCTTCTCCGGAGCTGACGTGTGGAAGCATCTTGTCGCCTGGTTCGCCGAGTACCCCACGCCTAATCTCTGGAACACAAATGATGGGTCTACTTTCCAGATCGATGGCAACTTTGGCTTAACAAGTGGATTGacggagatgctgctgcagagccagaCTGGTACAGTTCATCTTCTGCCAGCTCTGCCTGGATCTAACATCCCCACTGGAAGTGCCCAGGGATTGATGGCTAGGGGTGGCTTTGAGGTAGACATTAACTGGTCAGGTGGAAGTTTGACAAGTGCAACCGTAACATCTACGCGTGGAGGATCGTTAACATTGAGGGTGGCTGGTGGACAGAGCTTCAAGGTCAATGGGGCTACCTACTCGGGGTCTATTCAGACGACTTCGGGGACGAAGTACTCCATCACTGTCTGA